The following are encoded together in the Proteiniphilum saccharofermentans genome:
- the cas9 gene encoding type II CRISPR RNA-guided endonuclease Cas9 (Cas9, originally named Csn1, is the large, multifunctional signature protein of type II CRISPR/Cas systems. It is well known even to general audiences because its RNA-guided endonuclease activity has made it a popular tool for custom editing of eukaryotic genomes.) — MKKHILGLDLGTNSIGWALVEVDENNKPCSIEGMGSRIIPMSQDILGNFESGNSISQTAERTAYRGTRRLRERHLLRRERLHRVLNVLGFLPEHYMNQIDFEKHLGKFFTDLEPKLAWKENANGKYEFIFQSSFNEMVSEFKKAQPYLFENGKLIPYDWTIYYLRKKALSQKIKKEELAWILLNFNQKRGYYQLRDEVDEENPNKLVEFHSLKVIDVVPDESANSKGETWYSLHLENGWIYRRSSKTPLFDWKDKVRDFIVTTDLNDDGTIKTDKEGNVRRSFRAPAEDDWTLLKKKTEADIDKSKKTVGTYIYDALLENPSQKIKGKLVRTIERKFYKEELKQILQKQQEFHPELQDEDLYNEAVRELYRSNESHQLALGKRDFTHLFLEDIIFYQRPLRSKKSSIGNCSLEYRKYRDKEGVEHIEYLKAAPKSNPYYQEFRLWQWLYNLTIYRRNDDTNVTQEFLNSVEDYETLFDFLDNRKEIRQDTLIKFLLEQKGFKGKMLANEASKYRWNFVDDKEKVYPCNETKALIVSRLAKVENLPDGFLKRETEQQLWHIIYSVTDKDEYEKALKSFAERHGLDVASFVENFKKFPPFKSEYGSFSEKAIKKLLPLIRTGKYWDWGKIDESTKKRIDKIITGEYDENIKERVREKAIHLKEEGYFQGLQLWLASYIVYGRHSEPGIAGKWNSVNDLEKYLHEFKQHSLRNPIVEQIVTEALRVIRDIWAHYGNGVKDFFSEIHIELGRQMKLPAEDRKKLSDQVLENEKTNLRIKALLAEMLHYPEVENVRPYSPMQQEALKIFEDGVLSSNIEIDDDILKISKTAQPSSSELRRYKLWLEQKYRSPYTGQVIPLNRLFTADYEIEHIIPQSRYFDDSFNNKVICESAVNKLKDNQTSFEFIKNHHSEIVEVGFGKTVRIFEEEEYQKFVKEHYAKNRSKRNKLLMDEIPEKMIDRQMNDTRYISKFISSVLSNIVRSETNDDGINSKNIVPLNGKITGRLKQDWGLNDVWNDLILPRFERMNELTGSKDFTAYNERYQKYLPTVPLEFAKNFQKKRIDHRHHAMDALVVACATRDHVNFLNNQHALDKKKTKEEKDKSRFDLRNKLCFKNKGDDKGNYNWQFFKPWGNFTVDARNELEKIIVSFKQNLRVINKSVNYYQRYIDGEKVVDKQTKGDNWAIRKPLHKDTVSGLVRLRKTKTVSLNAALDNYLDIVDKSLRKHIISLVSQNYDKKKLVRYFKERENQWNGIDITKVAIYYWENDNVASRVSLDTSFNEKRIIETITDTGIQMILLNHLENYKGRLDDQGKEIVPESLAFTPEGIDEMNKNIILLNNGKFHQPIFKVRTYEPKGNKFNVGYVGNKKTKYVEAAKGTNLFFAIYVDDEGKRSYETIPLNIVIERLKQGLKEVPERNEKGHNLLFSLSPNDLVYVPGEEELTTSLNHQLDRNRIYKMVSSSGNQCFFVKSEVANPIVNKVEYSVLNKMEKSIDGIMIKQVCRKLQVDRLGNIQFA; from the coding sequence ATGAAAAAGCATATTCTGGGTTTAGATCTGGGTACCAACAGTATTGGATGGGCATTGGTGGAGGTTGATGAAAACAATAAACCATGCAGTATAGAAGGTATGGGAAGTCGGATTATACCAATGAGTCAGGATATATTGGGAAATTTTGAAAGTGGAAATTCTATTTCACAAACAGCAGAAAGAACTGCTTATCGCGGAACAAGAAGATTGCGTGAGCGTCATTTGTTGCGTAGGGAACGTTTGCATAGAGTGCTGAATGTGTTAGGCTTTTTGCCTGAACATTATATGAATCAGATTGATTTTGAGAAACACTTGGGGAAATTCTTTACTGACCTAGAACCTAAATTGGCTTGGAAAGAAAATGCGAATGGAAAATATGAATTTATTTTTCAGTCTTCGTTCAATGAAATGGTCTCCGAATTCAAAAAAGCTCAACCTTATTTATTTGAAAACGGAAAGTTGATTCCTTATGATTGGACTATTTACTATTTGCGTAAAAAAGCCTTATCTCAAAAAATAAAAAAAGAAGAATTGGCTTGGATTTTATTGAATTTTAATCAGAAACGGGGTTATTATCAGTTGCGTGATGAGGTGGACGAAGAAAATCCAAACAAATTAGTTGAATTCCATTCGTTGAAAGTGATTGATGTCGTGCCGGACGAAAGTGCTAATAGCAAAGGCGAAACATGGTATTCTCTTCATTTGGAAAATGGTTGGATTTATCGGCGTTCGAGTAAAACACCTCTTTTTGATTGGAAAGATAAAGTCCGTGATTTTATTGTCACGACAGATTTAAATGATGATGGTACGATAAAAACCGATAAAGAGGGTAATGTCAGGCGTTCGTTTCGGGCACCGGCGGAAGATGATTGGACTTTATTAAAAAAGAAAACCGAAGCAGACATTGATAAAAGCAAGAAAACTGTCGGAACATACATTTATGATGCTTTGTTGGAAAATCCATCACAAAAAATAAAAGGGAAATTAGTACGCACCATCGAACGGAAGTTTTACAAAGAAGAACTGAAACAGATTCTTCAAAAACAACAGGAGTTTCATCCCGAATTACAGGATGAGGATTTGTATAACGAGGCTGTTCGTGAGTTGTATCGTAGCAATGAATCCCATCAACTCGCTCTTGGTAAAAGAGACTTCACGCATCTTTTTTTGGAAGATATTATTTTCTATCAACGTCCGTTGCGAAGCAAAAAATCGTCCATTGGGAATTGTTCGTTGGAATATAGGAAGTACCGTGATAAGGAAGGAGTGGAACATATCGAATACTTGAAAGCGGCGCCTAAGTCAAATCCTTATTACCAGGAATTCCGTTTGTGGCAATGGCTCTATAATTTAACTATTTACAGGAGGAATGACGATACGAATGTAACCCAAGAATTCTTGAACAGCGTGGAAGATTATGAGACTTTGTTTGATTTTCTGGATAACAGAAAGGAAATTAGGCAAGACACGTTGATAAAGTTCCTGTTGGAGCAAAAAGGTTTTAAGGGAAAAATGTTGGCTAACGAAGCATCAAAATATCGTTGGAACTTTGTGGATGACAAGGAAAAAGTATATCCATGTAACGAAACAAAAGCTTTGATTGTATCCCGGCTGGCGAAAGTTGAAAACCTGCCTGACGGTTTCTTGAAAAGGGAAACTGAACAACAACTCTGGCATATTATCTACTCCGTTACTGACAAGGATGAATACGAAAAAGCATTGAAATCGTTTGCCGAAAGACATGGATTGGATGTAGCATCATTTGTGGAAAATTTTAAAAAGTTTCCGCCTTTCAAAAGCGAATATGGTTCATTCTCGGAAAAAGCCATTAAAAAATTATTGCCTTTGATACGGACTGGAAAGTACTGGGATTGGGGGAAAATTGACGAAAGTACGAAAAAACGTATTGATAAAATTATAACAGGAGAGTATGATGAAAATATAAAAGAGAGAGTCCGGGAGAAAGCCATTCATTTGAAAGAAGAGGGATATTTTCAAGGCTTGCAACTTTGGTTGGCAAGTTATATCGTTTATGGTCGCCATTCCGAGCCAGGCATTGCCGGAAAATGGAATTCTGTCAATGATTTGGAAAAGTACCTGCATGAATTCAAACAACACTCATTGCGTAATCCGATTGTCGAACAAATTGTTACCGAAGCATTGAGAGTGATAAGAGATATTTGGGCGCATTATGGTAACGGAGTGAAAGATTTCTTTTCGGAAATTCATATCGAGTTAGGCCGGCAAATGAAACTACCTGCCGAAGACCGGAAAAAATTAAGCGATCAAGTGCTCGAAAACGAAAAAACAAACCTTCGTATCAAAGCCTTACTTGCAGAAATGTTGCATTATCCGGAAGTGGAAAACGTGCGGCCATACTCACCTATGCAACAAGAAGCCCTGAAAATATTTGAAGATGGAGTGTTAAGTTCTAATATCGAAATAGACGATGATATCCTTAAAATAAGTAAGACCGCTCAACCTTCTTCCTCGGAATTAAGACGCTATAAATTATGGTTAGAGCAAAAATACCGATCTCCGTATACCGGGCAAGTCATTCCTTTGAACAGATTATTTACTGCCGATTACGAGATAGAGCACATCATTCCACAAAGCCGTTATTTCGATGATAGTTTCAACAATAAAGTGATATGTGAGTCGGCTGTCAATAAACTGAAAGACAATCAGACCAGTTTTGAGTTTATAAAAAACCACCATAGCGAAATCGTTGAAGTAGGTTTTGGCAAAACGGTCAGAATTTTTGAAGAAGAAGAGTATCAAAAATTCGTGAAAGAACATTATGCGAAAAATCGCTCCAAACGGAATAAATTATTGATGGATGAAATTCCTGAGAAAATGATTGATCGCCAGATGAATGACACACGTTATATCAGTAAGTTTATTTCTTCCGTTTTATCCAATATTGTTCGTTCGGAAACAAATGACGACGGAATTAATTCAAAAAATATTGTTCCACTGAATGGTAAAATAACCGGTCGGTTAAAGCAGGATTGGGGACTGAACGATGTTTGGAACGATTTGATATTGCCTCGTTTTGAAAGGATGAACGAACTGACCGGTTCTAAAGACTTCACGGCTTACAATGAACGTTATCAGAAATATCTGCCGACAGTTCCGCTCGAATTCGCAAAAAACTTTCAGAAAAAGCGTATCGATCACCGTCATCATGCCATGGACGCTTTGGTTGTTGCGTGCGCTACGCGCGATCATGTGAATTTCCTTAACAATCAACATGCGTTGGACAAGAAGAAAACAAAAGAAGAAAAAGACAAAAGTCGATTCGACTTGCGTAATAAATTGTGTTTCAAAAATAAGGGAGATGATAAAGGCAATTATAACTGGCAGTTTTTCAAACCTTGGGGTAATTTTACCGTTGATGCCCGCAATGAATTGGAAAAAATCATTGTCAGTTTCAAGCAGAATCTTCGTGTGATAAATAAAAGTGTCAATTATTACCAACGGTACATAGATGGTGAGAAAGTGGTTGACAAACAAACCAAAGGTGATAACTGGGCGATACGGAAGCCTTTGCATAAAGATACGGTATCGGGATTAGTGCGATTGCGAAAAACAAAAACTGTTTCATTAAATGCGGCGTTAGATAATTATCTTGATATTGTTGATAAAAGTTTGCGAAAACATATTATTTCGTTGGTCAGTCAAAATTACGATAAGAAAAAACTTGTGAGATATTTTAAAGAAAGGGAGAACCAATGGAATGGAATAGATATAACGAAAGTCGCTATTTATTATTGGGAAAACGACAATGTGGCTTCGAGGGTAAGTTTAGACACCTCGTTTAATGAAAAACGAATAATAGAAACAATAACTGATACAGGTATCCAAATGATTTTACTAAATCATTTAGAAAACTACAAAGGCAGATTGGACGATCAAGGAAAAGAAATTGTCCCCGAAAGTTTGGCTTTCACTCCCGAAGGAATCGACGAGATGAATAAAAATATCATTTTGCTCAACAATGGTAAATTCCATCAGCCAATTTTTAAAGTCCGAACCTATGAACCCAAAGGTAATAAATTCAATGTCGGATATGTTGGCAATAAAAAAACTAAATACGTTGAAGCCGCAAAGGGAACAAACTTGTTTTTTGCTATTTATGTAGATGATGAGGGCAAGCGGAGCTATGAAACAATTCCGCTGAACATCGTTATTGAACGCTTGAAGCAGGGACTAAAAGAAGTGCCTGAAAGAAATGAAAAAGGGCATAATCTTTTATTTTCTTTATCTCCGAATGATTTGGTGTATGTGCCGGGGGAAGAAGAGCTAACTACTTCATTAAATCATCAATTAGATCGAAATAGAATTTATAAAATGGTAAGTTCAAGCGGGAACCAATGTTTCTTTGTCAAAAGCGAGGTTGCAAATCCTATTGTTAATAAGGTGGAGTATTCAGTATTAAACAAGATGGAAAAATCAATCGACGGAATAATGATAAAACAAGTATGTAGGAAATTACAAGTAGATAGATTGGGGAATATACAATTTGCATAG
- a CDS encoding glycoside hydrolase family 2 TIM barrel-domain containing protein: MKSFSYIIFLTMLMHIAFIHAQDQGSGRVQAQDKAPDWENPEIFAVNTEKTRATAIPYADEQTAIADEYERSPYYQSLNGTWKFHWVPKVDEVPVGFFNENYDDSAWGKMPVPGNWEFNGYGIPMYVNIGFGFPKNPPHIDRNDSPVGAYRQTFTIPETWNGRRVFLHFEGGTNFMVVFVNGKQVGINKNAKSPAEFDITPYIRPGKNLLACQVHKFSDGSYLEDQDMWRLGGINRSVYLYSTDDTRIQDFFAHPDLDDSYRHGQFSIEVELKNYTDQIQNRKLEISILDKNGKNVFQQTKDATIGASLSEEISLSGRVPNPDKWTAETPNLYTLLLTLKDERGNLIEATSSKIGFRRVEIKDGQLLVNGQKIFLKGVNLHEFNTNKGQVVDKEIMMRNLQLMKELNINAVRTSHYPQQPLWYKLCDEYGIYLVDETNLESHGLGYGPDNVSNFPEWHGQHMDRVTRLVERDKNHPSVIIWSLGNEASNGKAFFDMYDWAKQRDPSRPVQYEQAGRNRNTDIICPMYPSWESMKRDAAQDLGRPYIMCEYAHAMGNSMGNFPEYWELMRSSKNMQGGFIWEWYNHGYPAHDEQGRFYWAYGGDLKGYNKQNDGNFCMDGLVTPDQNYMPHTHIVKKVYQNILFEAKDLNKGLITVINDFKFTNLTNDGFGYKWVLLKNGEKVAEGDFAVEVPVNSGKDVQLKLPSIQPEKGTEYFLHLFAYDKKGNEFIKPGFEVAKEEFAFEANNYFVSGEHTGTLNVSRKDENVTVTSGNKEYVFSVRDGRSLTSAKVNGKNIFKELPRLNFWRAPVDNDFGSGEQYNLRLWDAASHNVIYSYRDMKENNNGVSFMYRAKLRGIEAFVDITYTVNNDGSFTTDLHYQAQSNELPEMMRFGMLMVLPEEYNQFRWYGRGPWENYIDRNTDTFMGIWEGLVKNQAYTYYRPQETGNKTDVRWLTLQNEAGKGIRVDGPQPLSVSATNYRPEDLDPGMTKKQQHWSDVLPRKETVLCVDLFQRGVAGLNSWGAKPLNEYRFSDKEYRYSYTISLDNL, encoded by the coding sequence ATGAAGTCATTTTCTTATATTATTTTTTTAACAATGTTGATGCATATAGCATTTATCCATGCGCAGGATCAGGGTTCAGGAAGAGTTCAGGCACAGGATAAGGCTCCTGATTGGGAAAATCCGGAAATTTTCGCGGTAAATACCGAAAAAACAAGGGCTACGGCTATTCCTTATGCTGACGAACAGACTGCCATCGCCGATGAATATGAACGTTCACCTTATTATCAGTCCCTCAACGGAACCTGGAAATTTCATTGGGTGCCGAAAGTTGATGAAGTTCCTGTAGGTTTTTTCAATGAAAACTACGATGACAGCGCCTGGGGCAAAATGCCCGTTCCCGGAAACTGGGAATTCAATGGATACGGTATTCCTATGTATGTGAATATCGGCTTCGGATTCCCGAAAAATCCTCCTCATATCGACCGGAATGATTCGCCGGTAGGCGCCTACCGTCAGACATTTACTATTCCCGAGACATGGAACGGTAGAAGGGTATTCCTCCATTTTGAGGGGGGTACCAATTTCATGGTTGTCTTTGTAAACGGGAAACAAGTAGGTATCAATAAAAACGCCAAAAGTCCGGCGGAGTTCGATATTACACCCTATATTCGTCCGGGTAAGAACCTGTTGGCGTGCCAGGTACATAAATTCAGCGACGGCTCTTACCTGGAAGACCAGGATATGTGGCGTTTGGGAGGGATTAACCGCAGCGTTTACCTGTACAGCACAGATGATACCCGCATACAGGACTTCTTCGCTCATCCCGATCTGGATGACTCCTACAGGCATGGACAGTTCAGTATTGAAGTAGAGTTGAAAAACTATACCGATCAGATCCAAAATCGTAAACTGGAGATTTCCATCCTGGATAAAAACGGAAAAAATGTTTTCCAACAGACAAAGGACGCAACGATAGGCGCTTCTCTTTCTGAAGAGATCAGCCTGTCGGGAAGAGTACCCAATCCGGACAAATGGACGGCAGAAACACCGAACCTCTATACCCTTCTGCTAACCCTTAAAGACGAAAGAGGCAACCTGATTGAAGCAACCTCTTCCAAAATCGGATTCCGCAGAGTGGAAATTAAAGACGGACAACTTCTGGTGAACGGGCAAAAAATATTCCTGAAGGGCGTCAACCTACACGAATTCAATACCAATAAAGGGCAGGTAGTAGACAAAGAGATCATGATGCGAAACCTGCAATTGATGAAAGAACTGAATATCAATGCTGTCCGCACATCTCATTATCCTCAACAACCTTTATGGTATAAACTCTGCGATGAATATGGTATCTACCTCGTGGATGAAACCAATCTGGAGTCACACGGGCTGGGTTACGGCCCCGACAATGTTTCCAACTTCCCGGAGTGGCACGGACAACATATGGATCGCGTCACCCGTTTAGTGGAAAGGGATAAAAATCATCCCTCTGTGATTATCTGGTCACTGGGTAACGAGGCAAGCAACGGAAAAGCGTTCTTCGATATGTATGACTGGGCCAAGCAACGCGATCCGAGCCGCCCGGTACAGTATGAACAAGCCGGACGTAACAGGAATACTGATATTATCTGCCCGATGTATCCCTCCTGGGAAAGTATGAAGCGTGATGCTGCCCAGGACCTGGGGCGTCCCTATATTATGTGCGAATATGCACATGCGATGGGCAACAGTATGGGTAATTTCCCGGAATACTGGGAACTGATGCGCAGCAGCAAGAATATGCAGGGAGGCTTCATTTGGGAATGGTACAATCACGGATATCCTGCCCATGACGAACAGGGACGCTTCTACTGGGCATACGGAGGAGACCTGAAGGGATACAACAAACAAAACGACGGCAATTTCTGCATGGACGGACTTGTTACTCCCGACCAGAATTATATGCCCCATACCCATATAGTGAAAAAGGTTTATCAGAACATTCTTTTTGAGGCAAAAGACCTCAACAAAGGTCTTATCACTGTGATCAATGATTTTAAATTCACCAATCTGACCAACGATGGGTTCGGCTATAAGTGGGTGTTATTGAAAAACGGTGAAAAAGTTGCCGAAGGAGATTTCGCCGTAGAAGTCCCGGTAAATTCCGGCAAGGATGTTCAATTGAAACTCCCTTCAATACAACCTGAAAAGGGCACGGAGTATTTCCTCCATCTGTTCGCTTATGACAAAAAAGGAAATGAATTTATTAAACCCGGTTTTGAAGTGGCCAAAGAAGAATTTGCTTTCGAAGCCAATAACTATTTTGTTTCCGGTGAACATACGGGAACTCTTAATGTATCCCGAAAGGATGAAAACGTAACCGTAACATCGGGCAACAAAGAGTACGTCTTTTCGGTAAGAGATGGCAGGTCATTGACCAGTGCAAAAGTAAACGGGAAAAATATCTTTAAGGAACTGCCCCGCCTGAATTTCTGGAGGGCTCCGGTCGACAATGACTTCGGTTCGGGAGAGCAATATAATCTTCGTCTCTGGGACGCAGCAAGTCATAATGTGATTTACAGTTACCGCGATATGAAAGAAAACAACAACGGCGTATCATTTATGTACCGCGCCAAACTCAGAGGGATAGAAGCCTTTGTGGATATTACTTACACCGTCAATAACGACGGGAGCTTTACCACTGATCTCCATTATCAGGCACAGAGCAACGAGCTTCCGGAGATGATGCGTTTCGGTATGCTGATGGTTCTGCCGGAAGAATACAATCAATTCCGCTGGTACGGGCGCGGGCCGTGGGAGAATTACATCGACCGCAATACCGATACATTTATGGGTATCTGGGAAGGTCTTGTAAAGAATCAGGCCTATACCTATTATCGTCCACAGGAAACCGGGAATAAAACCGATGTCCGCTGGCTGACACTCCAGAATGAAGCAGGTAAAGGCATAAGGGTGGACGGACCTCAACCGTTGTCGGTAAGTGCGACCAACTACCGTCCGGAAGACCTTGATCCGGGAATGACCAAGAAACAACAACACTGGTCGGATGTACTTCCCCGTAAAGAGACTGTTCTCTGTGTCGATCTGTTCCAACGCGGCGTAGCCGGACTAAATTCATGGGGAGCTAAACCGCTGAACGAGTACAGGTTCTCAGACAAAGAATACAGATACAGTTATACTATTAGCCTGGATAACTTGTAA
- a CDS encoding type II toxin-antitoxin system HigB family toxin encodes MIIIESQILDEFVEKHADCRKAVQNWINKVEDAEWKSHTDLKMDFPSADYVKNGRYVFNIRGNKYRLIVVVVFVAGQLIVRFIGTHAEYDKINAESV; translated from the coding sequence ATGATTATAATTGAGAGTCAAATACTCGATGAATTTGTAGAGAAGCATGCCGATTGTCGGAAAGCAGTCCAAAACTGGATTAATAAAGTGGAAGATGCTGAATGGAAATCGCATACCGACTTAAAGATGGACTTTCCTTCTGCCGATTATGTGAAAAACGGACGATATGTATTCAATATTCGGGGTAATAAATACCGGTTGATCGTGGTTGTTGTTTTCGTAGCAGGTCAATTAATTGTCCGTTTTATAGGTACTCATGCTGAGTATGATAAAATTAATGCAGAATCTGTTTAA
- a CDS encoding gamma-glutamyl-gamma-aminobutyrate hydrolase family protein codes for MKRRSLLSIVLIFTLISAYAQKKPIIGVSSVATESSASAPLTYINSIKRAGGVPLVIPMTSDKEELTRVLEVIDGLVMTGGEDIDPLKWFNEEPVRAMGGIAPKRDEFDITLIRMAVEKGLPVLGICRGEQAMNVAFGGTLYQDIPSQVEGTFVKHSQNAPSSYGTHTIDIDKNSKLYKILGRESVVVNSFHHQAVKDIAKGFKISARAKDGVVEAIEKEGDQFVVGVQFHPEGFVSKGDDTFLPLFRALTEASK; via the coding sequence ATGAAAAGAAGAAGTCTATTATCCATTGTACTGATATTTACACTTATATCTGCTTATGCCCAGAAAAAACCTATTATCGGTGTATCTTCAGTCGCAACCGAAAGTTCTGCATCTGCTCCACTTACCTATATCAACTCGATTAAAAGAGCAGGGGGTGTTCCTCTTGTTATCCCTATGACCTCCGATAAGGAGGAGCTTACGCGTGTTCTGGAAGTAATCGATGGTCTTGTTATGACCGGAGGAGAAGATATTGACCCGCTAAAATGGTTTAACGAAGAGCCTGTACGTGCCATGGGCGGTATTGCCCCGAAAAGAGACGAGTTCGATATAACTCTTATCAGAATGGCCGTAGAAAAGGGATTACCTGTATTGGGAATCTGTCGTGGAGAACAAGCTATGAATGTTGCCTTTGGCGGGACACTTTATCAGGACATCCCATCCCAGGTCGAAGGTACATTTGTGAAGCACTCTCAAAATGCTCCAAGCAGCTACGGAACGCATACTATCGATATTGATAAGAACTCAAAACTCTATAAAATACTCGGCAGAGAGTCGGTAGTAGTTAACTCTTTTCACCATCAGGCGGTAAAAGATATTGCCAAAGGGTTTAAGATCAGTGCAAGAGCAAAAGACGGAGTGGTAGAGGCTATTGAAAAAGAGGGAGACCAATTCGTTGTAGGAGTACAATTCCACCCCGAAGGATTTGTATCCAAAGGAGACGACACATTCCTGCCGCTCTTTAGAGCACTCACAGAAGCATCAAAATAA
- a CDS encoding UPF0158 family protein, which yields MKKEEEMTDTDTYSDEIFSFRKWKDFITIEPLESSEAYRIMEYFVDNLPKGHAKNILNNAINGKKPFANFNNFIHQSEYRELWFEFKDRMYEKYVIDSYLYKITDKG from the coding sequence ATGAAGAAAGAAGAAGAAATGACAGACACTGATACGTATTCTGATGAAATATTCAGTTTTCGAAAATGGAAAGATTTTATAACGATTGAACCTTTGGAGTCGTCGGAAGCATATCGCATTATGGAATATTTTGTAGACAATCTGCCTAAGGGACATGCGAAGAACATATTGAACAATGCCATCAACGGCAAAAAACCATTCGCAAATTTCAACAATTTTATTCATCAATCGGAATATCGTGAACTTTGGTTTGAATTTAAGGATAGAATGTATGAAAAATACGTGATTGATAGTTATTTATATAAAATAACAGATAAAGGATAA
- a CDS encoding XRE family transcriptional regulator produces MKMKYLDLKEIKDLSQFTEIKAYYEDILQKATETGALEVQDADNEYIKELDRIGKIVYAYERLHFPAKNLKFKSPLIISIENELDKRQLKQRQAAELLDVKESTFSQIMKGKRSVPKIMAKKLYSEFNIDPVLILENL; encoded by the coding sequence ATGAAAATGAAATATTTAGATCTGAAAGAAATAAAGGATTTATCTCAATTCACAGAGATAAAAGCATATTATGAAGATATATTGCAGAAAGCTACGGAAACCGGAGCTCTGGAAGTGCAGGATGCTGATAATGAATATATCAAAGAATTAGACCGTATAGGCAAAATAGTATATGCGTATGAAAGGTTACATTTTCCCGCGAAGAATTTGAAGTTTAAATCTCCTTTGATTATCTCAATCGAAAATGAACTCGACAAGAGGCAATTAAAACAACGTCAAGCGGCAGAACTGTTGGATGTCAAAGAATCAACATTCAGCCAAATTATGAAAGGAAAGCGGTCTGTTCCAAAGATAATGGCTAAGAAATTGTACTCGGAATTCAATATTGACCCGGTACTTATTTTGGAAAATTTATAA
- a CDS encoding DUF6155 family protein, which produces MSKPRLKKELQRLTKEQLVEQILDLYEKNKAVKEFYDFYLNPKNETALAEKYKKIIRKEFNVEHPERGGEKFSVAKRAISDFRSLQPSPEALADVMLYLPESACELTYCYGDYSEQFYDSTYNNYKAALAFMQKHGLLEQFKLRAEQCVRWASPCGYGFASEIADLYYEYYNESP; this is translated from the coding sequence ATGTCCAAACCCCGGTTGAAAAAAGAACTCCAACGCCTCACCAAAGAACAATTGGTAGAGCAAATACTGGATTTGTACGAAAAAAATAAAGCTGTAAAAGAGTTTTACGATTTTTATCTCAATCCGAAGAATGAAACGGCCTTGGCTGAAAAGTATAAGAAAATTATCCGTAAAGAATTTAATGTAGAGCATCCCGAACGTGGCGGTGAAAAATTTTCGGTTGCCAAACGTGCTATTTCGGATTTTCGTAGTTTGCAACCTTCACCCGAAGCATTAGCAGACGTGATGTTGTATTTACCTGAAAGCGCATGTGAACTGACTTATTGTTACGGTGACTATTCGGAACAATTCTATGATTCGACTTACAACAATTACAAGGCTGCCTTGGCGTTTATGCAAAAACACGGTTTGCTTGAACAATTTAAGTTGAGAGCCGAACAATGTGTACGTTGGGCTTCACCCTGCGGTTATGGCTTTGCGAGTGAAATTGCCGATCTATATTATGAATATTATAATGAATCACCATGA